The DNA window CCGTCCCCGAGACGCCGAGAGGAGGCGAAACCAGTGATCAGCTTCATGACCTTCACCAAAATGACCGATCGCTCGGTCGACGCTTCCTGCCTGCTCGGTTCCGTCTCTCTCCGGGGTACCGGTCTGTCCGCGATCCCCGCGGCCATTCCGGCCCTCCTGGCGACCCTTCCGGTCAGCGAGCGCAATGAGCGACCGACCCAGGCACCGGTGGCAGTACTGGCAGCAGAAGCCCAGGCGTACGGCGCCTACGGCTCCGCCGCCGCGGCCGGTGCCGCCGGTGCCGGATTCAAGCGCCAGACGAAGCAGACCAAGCAGACGAAGCAGCACCACCTGATGTGGGCCTACCGCGGGCTCGAACCCTGGAGTGATCCAGCCTGATCGCATGATCTGGCCGGCGCCTTCAGGGCCGCGGAACCCCACCCGGGATCCGCGGCCCTTCTGTTTGTCCCCGAACGGGGGCGACACAGCGAAGGGGCCACGGGGCTGGCGGAGCCAGTCGGTGTGAGGACAGCCCAGCCGAACCCGGCCGACCGGCCGGAACGACTAGCCGAACAAGACGAGGAAGAAACCACCGTGCAACTTGAAGCGCACGCCCCGTCCGTACCGCAGACCCGAACGATCTCCCCGCCCGCAGTCCCGGAGGACCACACCTTGACCCCGCTCACGGCGCTCACCGCGCTCGACGACGCCATCGAGAACCTCGGCGTACCCGTTCCCTGCCGCACCTTCGACCCCGAGGTCTTCTTCGCCGAGTCCCCGGCCGACGTCGAGTACGCCAAGTCCCTGTGCCGGACCTGCCCGCTGGTCGAGGCCTGCCTCGCCGGGGCGACCGAGCGCCGCGAGCCCTGGGGTGTCTGGGGCGGCGAGCTCTTCGTCCAGGGTGTCGTCGTCGCCCGGAAGCGGCCGCGCGGTCGCCCGCGCAAGAACCCGGTTGTCGCGGCATGACCGCCACCGGAACCATCGACCGCCCCCTCACGCACGACCCCCTGAAGCAGGCCCTCATGACCGCCCACTCCACGAGCGAGCAGCCCCACGGCGCCGCCCACGCAGACTTCATCACCACCGGCGCGATCACCTCGCGTCAGAACAGGACCCGCGAAATGCAACTCATCCCAGAAGCCCTGGCTCGTGCCCATATGGACGACCGCATGCGCGAGGCGGACGCCGAGCGTCACGCCCTGCGCCTGGTCGCCGCCCGCCGCATGCAGCGGCGAGCCGAGCGCGTCTCGCTGCGCGCCCGCCGCGCGCTGGCCATGGCCGTCATGCAGTAAGAGGCATGCCATAGCAGGCATGCCCTGGCCGGTATCCGGCAAGAGCAGAACACCAGTCCCGGGGGGACCGGTCCGAACGGACCGGTCCCCCCGGTGCGTTGCGAGGGGCTCTCCACCCGCACGGCGATATCGTCTGGAGGTGGACCAGCCGACTCCCCACCCCGCCCAGCCGGGCCCCGAGAACCAGCCCGTCGTCTGCGCACGCTGCGGTGCCCGGTCTCCCGACGGCGCCCCGATCACCTGGACCTGCTCGGTGGAGAACGGGACCAGGCAGTACTTCTGCGTCGACTGCGCGCGCGCCCATCTCCGGTCGATCGAGGGCAGGCTCGACTCCTCCTGGTGGTGACGCCAGGTCAGGACGGCGCCGACGTCGTGTCGGCGCCGCCGCCCGTCACCGCGCGGGAGCGAACCCCGGCAGCCAGGTGTCCAGTTCGTCACGCAGCCGTACCGTGGCGCCCAGCTGGCACAGCACCCCGATGGTGCTGAGCGTCACCCGGTGGATCAGCAGGTACGAGGGCGGCAGGTTGATCTGCCGGCCCAACTGGTGTGCGGGGGAGCGGGGATCGGCGATCCGGGCCGCCTGGCCGCGCAGCCAGGGGCGCGTGAAGGTGAACTCCTCGGCCTCGGCGGGCTCGATGATCGGCTTCAGGTAGTCCAGCACCGCGTCGGGGTCCAATTCGATGGACTCCTTCACGAACCCCTCGCCGCACAGGTGCCCGTAGACGCCCTCGGCATCACCGTCCAGCGTCATCCGCAGAGACCTGCCGATGGGCTTGGGCCAGCCGCCGGGCAGCCGGTCCACGGTGCCGAAGTCCAGGACGCCCAGCTGCATCCGGCCGTCCTCGCCCGATATCAGCCGGAAGTTGCCCGGGTGCGGGTCCGCGTGGAGCAGCCCGGTGCGCGCCGGCCCGGAGAAGAGGAACCGGGCCAGGAGCTGTCCGGCGCGGTCGCGCTCCTCCTGCGTGCCGTCGGCTATCACCTCCGACAGCGGCCTCCCCTCCAGCCACTCGGTCACCAGCACCTGGTCGCCCTGGTGGACGACGTCCGGCACGACGACGTCGGGGTCGTCGAGGAACGCGTCCGCGTGCGTCCGCTGGGCCTCGGCCTCGAGCTCGTAGTCGAGCTCCTCCGAAACCCGGTCGCGCAGCTCCTTGATCAGCGGCTTGATCTCCATGCCCGGGATCAGCGGGCCCAGCAGCCCCGCGAAGCGGCTCAGCTGCTTCAAGTCCGACAGGAGCGCCTCACCGGCTCCCGGGTACTGCACCTTGACCGCCACCTGCCGGCCGTCGTGCCACACCGCCCGGTGCACCTGCCCGATCGAGGCCGCCGCGGCCGGCTTGTCCTCGAACTCCTCGAACAGGTCGCGCCAGTCCGCGCCCAACCGGTCCGCGAGCACCTGGTGCACGGTGGCCGCGGGCAGCGGCGGGGCCGCCTCCTGGAGCTTGGTCAGCGCGGCCCGGTAGGGCCCCGCCACCTCCTCCGGCAGGGCGGACTCGAAGACCGACAGGGCCTGCCCGAACTTCATGGCACCGCCCTTCAGTTCCCCGAGCGTGCGGAACAGCTGCTCGGCGGTGCGCTGCTGGAGCTCGCGCGCCACGATCTCCGCCGACTTGCCGCCGATCCGCTTGCCCAGCCCCCAGGTGGCCCGACCCGCGATGCCCAGCGGCAGCGCGGCCAGCTTGACGGTGCGGGTGACCGCCTTCCGGGGAAGATCAGACATATGCCCCTCCATGTCCCAGACAGCTGCGCCGCAAGCGGCGGTTCGGGGAGACCCCCTCCAACCCACGCATCCTGTCATGGCCCTACCGGCGGGTCCGCTCCCGATCCTCCCCCGGCGCCCCGCACCACCGCGGGGCGTCCGGCGCCCGCTCCGCAAGGACAGTCGGGATGGGGCAGCAGCGAGCTGTGCTCCCAGTGGAGCCCCGGGAGGGCGGCCTCCCAGCGGGACGCGGTGGAGGCGGGCAGTTCGCCGTCGAGGAAGGACAGGGCATGGGCCGCGGCCAGCCCCGCCACCGCCGTGGACAGCCCCAGGTCGCAGGCGGCGCCCGTCCGCCGGCGGTGGGCGGACCGCCACTGCACCAGCATCCTCGGCCAGGCCGGATCCCGGTCCACGCGGTCGCGCTCCATGCACCCGGCGCACGCGGTAGCCCCGGGCAGCACCAGCGGCCCCACCAGCCCGGTGCCCTCCAGCACCCCCGCGTACAGGTGCGGGATCCCGGTGGCGACCCAGGGGGCCGCGGTGTCCGGATCCGGGGCCCAGGCGTGCAGCCCGTCCCGCGGCGCGACCACCACCAGGGCGAGCCCCGGCCGCGGACCCTCGCCTTCCCCGGCCCGCGGGGCCCGCCCCGGCGCCGACTCGCGCACCAGCCCGCCCGCCGCTTCGGCCCGCAGCCGGCCCACGCTCCCGGGCTCGAGCCCGCCCGGAGCCACGTCCCCCGGCTCGACCCGGCCGCCGTCGAGCACCTCGACCCCGCCCACGCCGGCTCCCGCCAGGACGGAGGCGATCAGGGCTCCCACCCGGCCGCTCCCGCGCACCTGGACCCGTATCGCCCGGCGCGCGGCGATGCCCCTCAAGTCCCCGCCCGGTTCGCGGTGCACCAGGGAGAGCGAGCCCAGATCGGGGGCCAGCCGCTCCAGGGTCTCCGGCCGCCCCCGCACGGCCTGGGCCCGCGGGCCGCCCGCCGTGGCGTCGTCGATCAGCCCCGCCCCGGCCAGCCGCCGGACCAGCTCGTCCGCCTGGCCGTCCGGCAGTCCCATCCCCGAGGCCTCGGCCCGCAGCAGCTCCATCCGCCGCGTCCCGTCGATCCGGTCGATGAACGCGCCCGTCGCCGTGTCGACCGGGCCGAGCACCACCGCGTGGGCGGGGGTCACCCCGAACTGCACCGTCTGCAGGTCCCGCCACGCCCGTGCCAGCGCCGGCTTCACCTTCGGATACATGGTTCCGTCCCCCTCGATTCCCCGGGCGGCGCTCCCACCGCCCCCATGTGCCGTCCTTCGCCACAGTGCCCGTCCTCCGCGTTCCGTGCGGGAATTTGTCCACAGGCAAGGCCTATAAGGCATATGAGATGGAGAAATGGTGCGGCCGGGACACCAGCCGCGCATCGATCCGCGCACCGGTCCGCGCCCGGTCCGCGCACCGATCCCACACCGATCACGTTCGAACCCCGGACGTGCGGGACTTCCGCGACGGGTACCGGGTACCGTCGTGGCGTGTCCGCCGACCTCCCGCAGCGCGCCGTCGAAGTCCGCCGGAGCGCGCGCCGCCGCAGGACCGTATCCGCCTACCGCGAGGGTGACCGTACGGTCGTCCTGATCCCTGCCCGGATGTCGGAGGCCGAGGAGCAGCGCTGGGTGGGCGTCATGCTCGACAAACTGGCCGCGCAGGAGAGCAAGCGCACCCTCGGGGACGCGGAACTGACCGAACGCGCCGAGCGTTTGTCCGAGCAGTTCTTCGGCGGCCGGGCCCGTCCCCGCTCCGTCCGCTGGGTCACCAACCAGAACACCCGCTGGGGCTCCTGCACCCCGGCCGAAGGCAGCATCCGGCTCTCGCACCGCCTCCAGGGGATGCCGGAGTACGTCGTCGACTACGTGCTCCTGCACGAGCTGGCGCACCTCCTCGTGCCCGGCCACGGACCGCGCTTCTGGAAGCTGCTGGAGGCCTATCCCCGCACCGAGCGGGCCCGCGGATACCTGGAGGGCGTCGTCGCCGCCGAGCGCCTCCCGAAGGTTCCCGCGTCCCGGGACGAATAGCCGGCCCGCGGGCCGCACCCCACTCGCCCTGTCACACACGGTGATATGTACCGGGTCGGTACCGACTTGGCCGGATGTCGGCCGTTGCCGTTAGCCTGAGCGGCACGCATTCACAGTCGGGATGGGGGACGGTCGTTACGTATGGCAAGGGAATTCCAGCGGGGCCACAAGGCCAAGATCAGTGATCTGACGGCGGGCACCGATCTGTACGTGGGCGTCCAGATCGCCGGGCCCGGGCTCACCTTCGACATCAGCTGCTTCGGCCTCGACGCCGAGGAACGGCTCTCGGACGACCGCTACTTCATCTTCTTCAACCAGCCGAAGTCGCCGGAGGAGTCCATCCAGCAGCTCGGCCCGCAGGCCGGTGACACGGAATCCTTCCGGGTGACCCTGGACCGCGTGCCGTCGTCCATCCACAAGCTGTCCTTCACCGCCACCCTCGACGGCGCCGGCCAGATGTCCCAGATCGGACCGGGCCACATCCGGATCGTGGCGGGCGGCGAAGAGGTCGTCCGGTACGCGTTCAACGGCTCGGAATTCACCACCGAGCGGGCCGTGATGCTCGGCGACTTCTACCTCAAGGACGTATGGCGCTTCGCCGCCGTCGGCCAGGGCTTCGACGGCGGCCTCGACGCGCTGCTCAGGAACTTCGGCGGCGAGGTCGCCGAGGACCAGCCGCAGCAGCAGGCCCCGGCCGCCCAGGCGGGCGCCGCGCCGGGGTTCGCCCCGCCGCCGCAGGCGGCCGCCCCGGCCCCGTCGTTCGGCGCCCCGGCCCCGGCCCCGGCGTTCGGCGCCCCGGCCCCGCCGGCCCCCCCCCCGCAGCCCCCGGCTCCGGCGCCCTCCTTCGGCGCGCCCGTGCCCGCCCCCGCGCCCGCCCCGGCCCCAGCGCCGGCCCCGCAGCCGCAGGCGTACCCGCAGCACACCGCGCCCACCATGGCCGCGCCGTTCGCCCCGCCGGCCCCCGCGCCCTACGGGCAGCCGCCCCAGCAGCCCTCGTACGGCCAGGTACCGCCGCCCGCCCCGGCCCCCGCGCCCTACGGGCAGCAGCCGGGCTACGGCCAGGTCCCGGGCCAGCCGCCGCCCGCCTTCGGGCAGGTCCCCGGGCAGCCGCCCGGCTACGCCCCGCAGGCCGCCGCCCCCGCCGGGGCCGGTCTCGCCGCCGCCCTCCAGCCGTACAAGGAAGCCCCCACGGGCGCCCGCTGGACCCCGCAGAACCAGCAGCTCATGCGCGTCGACCTGTCGATGGGCGGCCAGGCCGTCCTCGCCCGCCAGGGCAGCATGGTCCTCTACCAGGGCAAGGTCGACTTCAGCTACAAGGGAGCCGGCTTCGCGGGCCGCATCGTCGGCAACGCCACCGGCCAGGAGATGCAGCTCATGCGCTGCACCGGCCGCGGGCAGGTCTTCCTCGCCGAGAACGGCGCCCACCTGCACGCCATCGAGCTCCAGGGCGACGGCATCTGCGTCTCCGCCGAGAGCGTCCTCGCCTTCGACGAGTCGCTCCAGCACGAGGTCCGCCGCATCGAAGGCCACGGCATCCCCGGCGGCGCCCTGTTCACCATGCAGTTCCAGGGCACCGGCACGGTGATCGTCAAGACGCACGGCGTTCCGGTCGTGCTGCCGGTCACCCCGACCACCTTCGCGGACAGCAACGCCATCGTGGCATGGTCCGCCGCCTCCCAGGTGATCATTTCCAGCCAGGTCCGGCTCCGGCGCAACGCCTACCCCGGCCACAGCGGGGAGACCGTGAACCTCCAGTTCCGCGGCGCTCCCGGCAACTTCATCGTCGTCCAGCCGTACGAGGTCTGAGGGAGCCCGACATGAACGCAATGAACCAGCAGCTCGCGGGCTTCGCCCCGACCCCCGTCACGGCCCGCATGGAGAACCACGGCCGGGCCATGCTCAAGGTCGCCATGCAGAGCGGGCAGGACCTCTTCGCCCGCACCGGCTCGATGGTGGCCTACGAGGGTTTCGTCCAGTACGAGCCCAACCCGCCGGCCGTGCGCCAGATGGCCTCGCAGTGGGTCACCGGCGAAGGCGCCCCGCTGATGAAGTGCACCGGCGACGGCCTGCTCTACCTCGCCGACTACGGCGCGGACGTGGTCGTCATCAACCTCAACAACGACGCGCTGTCCGTCAACGGCACCAACCTGCTCGCCTTCGACGCCCATCTCCAGTGGGGCGTCGAGCGGGTCAAGGGCATGGCCAAGTTCGCCGGCCAGGGCCTGTTCAACGTGTCGATCTCCGGCACCGGCTGGGTCGCGCTCACCTCGCGCGGCACGCCGATCGTCGTCGACTGCGGCCGCGGCGAGGACGAGACGTACGTCGACCCGGACGCGCTCGTCGCCTGGTCGCCGAATCTCAAGGTCAAGGGCAAGCGCAGCTTCAAGGCCTCGTCGATGATCGGCCGGGGCAGCGGGGAGGCCTACCAGATGGCCTTCTCCGGCCAGGGCATCGTCGTCGTACAGCCCAGCGAGGACAGCACCGACCGGCTCCGGGCCCGGGGCTGAGGGGGAGCGGACACATCATGCAGAGCGCACTTTTCGCCCATGCCGAGGCACAGTCCCAGGACCGGTACACCGTCCAGAACCCGCAGCTGCTGCGGGTCTCGCTGACCGGCTCCGACGACGTGCTCGCCCGCAAGGGCGCCATGGTCGCCTACCAGGGGATCATCGACTTCGACGGGGAGTACCAGAGCAGCGGCCAGCGCAATGCCCGCCGCCGCACCGGCGAGGGCCTCGACCTCATGCGCTGCTCCGGGCAGGGCACGGTCTACCTCGCCAACCTGGCGCAGTACGTGCACGTCGTCGACGTCGACCAGGACGGCCTCACCGTCGACAGCAGCTACGTGCTGGCCCTGGACTCCACCCTGCACACCGAGGTCATCGCGGTGGACAGCCAGTACGGAATCTCCGGGTCCGGCAAGTACCAGCTCAACATCAGCGGCCGCGGCAAGGTCGCCCTGATGACCTCCGGGCAGCCGCTGATGATGCAGGTCACGCCCGACAAGTACGTCAACGCCGACGCGGACGCGATCGTCGCCTGGTCCACCTCGCTGCGGGTGCAGATGCAGGCCCAGACGCACTCCACCGGTGTCTGGCGGCGCCGCGGCAACACCGGCGAGGGCTGGGAGCTGAGCTTCCTCGGCACCGGTTTCGCCCTGGTCCAGCCCAGCGAGGTGCTGCCGCCGCAGAACGCCCAGATCGGACAGGGCGCCGCCGCCCAGTTCGGCATGGGCCAGCACGGCTCGAACGCGCAGAACCAGAACAACGCCTGGAACTAGCCCGCCGGGG is part of the Streptomyces subrutilus genome and encodes:
- a CDS encoding WhiB family transcriptional regulator; amino-acid sequence: MQLEAHAPSVPQTRTISPPAVPEDHTLTPLTALTALDDAIENLGVPVPCRTFDPEVFFAESPADVEYAKSLCRTCPLVEACLAGATERREPWGVWGGELFVQGVVVARKRPRGRPRKNPVVAA
- a CDS encoding ABC1 kinase family protein, whose translation is MSDLPRKAVTRTVKLAALPLGIAGRATWGLGKRIGGKSAEIVARELQQRTAEQLFRTLGELKGGAMKFGQALSVFESALPEEVAGPYRAALTKLQEAAPPLPAATVHQVLADRLGADWRDLFEEFEDKPAAAASIGQVHRAVWHDGRQVAVKVQYPGAGEALLSDLKQLSRFAGLLGPLIPGMEIKPLIKELRDRVSEELDYELEAEAQRTHADAFLDDPDVVVPDVVHQGDQVLVTEWLEGRPLSEVIADGTQEERDRAGQLLARFLFSGPARTGLLHADPHPGNFRLISGEDGRMQLGVLDFGTVDRLPGGWPKPIGRSLRMTLDGDAEGVYGHLCGEGFVKESIELDPDAVLDYLKPIIEPAEAEEFTFTRPWLRGQAARIADPRSPAHQLGRQINLPPSYLLIHRVTLSTIGVLCQLGATVRLRDELDTWLPGFAPAR
- a CDS encoding ThiF family adenylyltransferase: MYPKVKPALARAWRDLQTVQFGVTPAHAVVLGPVDTATGAFIDRIDGTRRMELLRAEASGMGLPDGQADELVRRLAGAGLIDDATAGGPRAQAVRGRPETLERLAPDLGSLSLVHREPGGDLRGIAARRAIRVQVRGSGRVGALIASVLAGAGVGGVEVLDGGRVEPGDVAPGGLEPGSVGRLRAEAAGGLVRESAPGRAPRAGEGEGPRPGLALVVVAPRDGLHAWAPDPDTAAPWVATGIPHLYAGVLEGTGLVGPLVLPGATACAGCMERDRVDRDPAWPRMLVQWRSAHRRRTGAACDLGLSTAVAGLAAAHALSFLDGELPASTASRWEAALPGLHWEHSSLLPHPDCPCGAGAGRPAVVRGAGGGSGADPPVGP
- a CDS encoding M48 metallopeptidase family protein, yielding MRWRNGAAGTPAAHRSAHRSAPGPRTDPTPITFEPRTCGTSATGTGYRRGVSADLPQRAVEVRRSARRRRTVSAYREGDRTVVLIPARMSEAEEQRWVGVMLDKLAAQESKRTLGDAELTERAERLSEQFFGGRARPRSVRWVTNQNTRWGSCTPAEGSIRLSHRLQGMPEYVVDYVLLHELAHLLVPGHGPRFWKLLEAYPRTERARGYLEGVVAAERLPKVPASRDE
- a CDS encoding TerD family protein; the protein is MAREFQRGHKAKISDLTAGTDLYVGVQIAGPGLTFDISCFGLDAEERLSDDRYFIFFNQPKSPEESIQQLGPQAGDTESFRVTLDRVPSSIHKLSFTATLDGAGQMSQIGPGHIRIVAGGEEVVRYAFNGSEFTTERAVMLGDFYLKDVWRFAAVGQGFDGGLDALLRNFGGEVAEDQPQQQAPAAQAGAAPGFAPPPQAAAPAPSFGAPAPAPAFGAPAPPAPPPQPPAPAPSFGAPVPAPAPAPAPAPAPQPQAYPQHTAPTMAAPFAPPAPAPYGQPPQQPSYGQVPPPAPAPAPYGQQPGYGQVPGQPPPAFGQVPGQPPGYAPQAAAPAGAGLAAALQPYKEAPTGARWTPQNQQLMRVDLSMGGQAVLARQGSMVLYQGKVDFSYKGAGFAGRIVGNATGQEMQLMRCTGRGQVFLAENGAHLHAIELQGDGICVSAESVLAFDESLQHEVRRIEGHGIPGGALFTMQFQGTGTVIVKTHGVPVVLPVTPTTFADSNAIVAWSAASQVIISSQVRLRRNAYPGHSGETVNLQFRGAPGNFIVVQPYEV
- a CDS encoding AIM24 family protein, with the translated sequence MNQQLAGFAPTPVTARMENHGRAMLKVAMQSGQDLFARTGSMVAYEGFVQYEPNPPAVRQMASQWVTGEGAPLMKCTGDGLLYLADYGADVVVINLNNDALSVNGTNLLAFDAHLQWGVERVKGMAKFAGQGLFNVSISGTGWVALTSRGTPIVVDCGRGEDETYVDPDALVAWSPNLKVKGKRSFKASSMIGRGSGEAYQMAFSGQGIVVVQPSEDSTDRLRARG
- a CDS encoding AIM24 family protein, with the protein product MQSALFAHAEAQSQDRYTVQNPQLLRVSLTGSDDVLARKGAMVAYQGIIDFDGEYQSSGQRNARRRTGEGLDLMRCSGQGTVYLANLAQYVHVVDVDQDGLTVDSSYVLALDSTLHTEVIAVDSQYGISGSGKYQLNISGRGKVALMTSGQPLMMQVTPDKYVNADADAIVAWSTSLRVQMQAQTHSTGVWRRRGNTGEGWELSFLGTGFALVQPSEVLPPQNAQIGQGAAAQFGMGQHGSNAQNQNNAWN